The genomic stretch TTCACTATGCAAAAGCGAAAAACATACTGTACTACGTAGATGGTAATGTGCCTGAGACCCTGAATGTAAAAGACAGCTTTCAAGACCCTGTGATCGGGGCACAACTCAGCTTTGGTATTGCGAGACCCGCCGGTAAATTGGAATTGCGCTATTGGCAGGATATTACTACGTTTCAGATAGAGGGCATTCCCATGGGAAAGGAGCGGCGCAGCTACGTCGGATTCACGGGCACAATCCCAATCCGGTTTTAGCCGCTTGCGCATGCGCTGTTTACTGATCCCTGCGCAATCCTAGGTCTTGGGTTTCCAGTAATGCTGCCAAGCCTTCATATGGATGATCCTACCATCAAATCTGGGATAGATTTCCGATACGCAATATGAAAATGTGTCGTAGTGATAGTATCCGTCCCAGATCGTTTCGATCTCGCGGGAAGGCAAAGACATCCTCATCAAATCCGCCATACCGTGCTTCTCGCGAGAATACAGCAGTGTACCTAGATTTTGCGTGAAGGCATAGCTATAGCAATCCTCAATCGAAAAGATCTCATCATTCTGACGATCGTAAACCATTAGCACCGACGGATATCGCTGCGTTATCACATTACCAGAATATGAAACATGATCGTAAGGTTCTCTTTTACCTTGCAGAGCAAAATAACGTAAGTCTTTGCTGATCCGAGCATTGGGCATCTCATAATAATTATCTCTTGGGATCTCAAATATCAGGGATGAATCCCTCTGTGCGTTCATTTTGCATAATGCGTACTTTGGATCGAATGGCCCGGTACTACTGTAGAAATAGTATTCATCTGTATCTTCGATGTAGACGGCATAGAATGCAGATACCGGCTCCGGCAATTCAGTCCAGATCCCGGTTTGGATATCCATTCTAGCGATCTGACCGTGCTTGATGGCAGTAAGATAGTTGAAATTTGTCGATAACTCCGGAGCGCTATAATAGGATCCATCATCGGGGCTTAGGCGGCTGAAGTTGTTACCGTTCATATCAACACGACAAATGGCATAACCCATAGCGAAATACAACATCATGTTCAGCTTATCGATTGCAAGATGCTGAGTGTCTGTGATATGGGAACCAGCCGGAGTAAGCTCTATGCCGGGACTACCAAGCTCTCGTCTCACCAATCTCTCGCCAAGGTGGAAGATCAGTTTATCGGAAGTATAGAATGGCGTGCCATAAGTTTCTACTTCCAAGCTGTTATCCAGACGAAAACTGCTACCATCATCATTGATGCTGCAATACACCTGTACCGCCGGATTGCTTTCACTACAAGCACCGGTGCAGAGAAACATAACCACTGCCAGTATTACAATAATGTAGGTACAACGCATATGGCTTCCTCCTTGAGGTTAGTAACGCAAATTTGCATACTTGTAATCAGATGTCAAGCAATATTTTTTAATTCTTTAGTTCTTAGTTATTAGTTAGTTGGTGCTACAGTGCTGCGGTGCTACAGTGCTGCGGTGCTGCAGTTGGCGGTCAACACTCCACTTCGTTCCGCTTTTGATCGTTCCGCTTCGCTTCACTGTTGAACGGCCTTCGGCATGTTGAGTGCTCAGGCTTCGCCTTTGCTGTTTAACCACCCCACTAAAACGCTGCGCATTTTCGTGGGGACACCGGCAATCCTCGGAGAACCCAGCCAACCTCAATACTGCAGCACTGTAGCACCGTTCAACAGGTACGAAGCAACTCATCGCGAGCTATTCATCCTCCATACATCAAGCAGTGCCGAAGTAGATATCATCCCGTTATCATCGAGTGGTCACTGCTTGATAACAGCTTTATATCTGGATCGGCACAAGTGAAGCAAGAAGGATAGACCTCTGCAGAATTATTTTGACAGCAATGCGGCATTCACCCATTTTGTATCCGAGGTAACCATGATAAAGTTTGTATATTTATTACTGCTTGTGCTGCTATGCACTACGCTTGCAGCTCTCGACATCGATCAAAGCCATTACGGCTTCACACCCGGCGCACAAAGAGATTATCGGCAAGGAGCATGGAATCAAAACACTACCGACCTCAGCGAAGGCAACGGAAAAAGCTGGAACTTCTCTTTGCCCCAGACCGGTTATGTGCACAACAGCTATTATAGTACAAATGCGCTCCCGGATTATCCCGGCGCCAATATCCGCTGCGCATACACTCAGTACATAAACGGGATAGATGATGCAGGCACTACATATCTGCAAAATGACGGCATAGATATCATCACTCTGGGCTATACCGGCTATCCCAATGTAGTATGGAATCCGGGCATTCCTCACGGTTTACCGCATACAATTAACAAAACCTGGCAGGGCACGCATGCATGGCTTTATGGCAGCTACACCGTTAGCGGAAAAGTGATCTCCGAAGGCAGTATCAGCATCCCTCTGGGTAGTTTTCCCGCCCTGTGCATAAGGTATCATTACGAAACCACAAATTTCGATTACTACTACTATCAATGGGAAACCACGGAATATGGAATTGTGGCTTATGCAAACACCCTAAACGGCGGCATGCTCTATGTGCTGGAAGATGCAGAACCCAATGGCTCAGCGCTGGATGAAGAGCTTGCCTGCGCAGTTCCAGAGCTATGCCTGTACCCCAATCCGATGCTGAATACCAGCCCAGTAGCGGGACTTTCCATCGAATTCAGCATGGCAAAGAAGCCCGCTGGACAACCCGTGATTCGGATCTACAACCTAAAGGGACAAAAAGTAAAAACCATCGTCCTGACCGATGAATGCAGCCTGGGTAACAAATCCGGGCTCCGCAGCGATCCAAAGCAAAACGGGATATTCTATTCCACACTTTGGAATGGCAGGGACG from Candidatus Cloacimonadota bacterium encodes the following:
- a CDS encoding T9SS type A sorting domain-containing protein, translating into MIKFVYLLLLVLLCTTLAALDIDQSHYGFTPGAQRDYRQGAWNQNTTDLSEGNGKSWNFSLPQTGYVHNSYYSTNALPDYPGANIRCAYTQYINGIDDAGTTYLQNDGIDIITLGYTGYPNVVWNPGIPHGLPHTINKTWQGTHAWLYGSYTVSGKVISEGSISIPLGSFPALCIRYHYETTNFDYYYYQWETTEYGIVAYANTLNGGMLYVLEDAEPNGSALDEELACAVPELCLYPNPMLNTSPVAGLSIEFSMAKKPAGQPVIRIYNLKGQKVKTIVLTDECSLGNKSGLRSDPKQNGIFYSTLWNGRDDNDRKLTSGTYIAKVMADKEVTTAKFTIVK